The proteins below come from a single Eptesicus fuscus isolate TK198812 chromosome 5, DD_ASM_mEF_20220401, whole genome shotgun sequence genomic window:
- the DIO3 gene encoding thyroxine 5-deiodinase — protein MPGQAAPPLLGGEGGGSQGAWGAVATMLRSLLLHALRLCAQTASCLTLFPRFLCTAFMLWLLDFLCIRKHFLGRRRRGRPEPAVELNSEEEEVPPDDPPICVSDDNRLCTMASLKAVWHGQKLDLFKQAHEGGPAPNSQVVLPDGFQYQHILDYARGDRPLVLNFGSCTUPPFMARMSAFRRLVTKYQRHVDFLIIYIEEAHPSDGWVTTDTPYIIPQHRSLDDRVSAARVLQQGVPGCALVLDTMTNSSSSAYGAYFERLYVIQSGIIMYQGGRGPDGYQVSELRTWLERYDDQLHGALPRPV, from the coding sequence ATGCCGGGCCAGGCCGCCCCGCCGTtgttggggggagagggtggggggtcccAGGGGGCTTGGGGGGCCGTGGCTACCATGCTCCGCTCCCTCTTGCTTCACGCCCTGAGGCTCTGCGCCCAGACCGCCTCGTGCCTCACGCTCTTCCCGCGCTTCCTCTGCACGGCCTTCATGCTCTGGCTGCTCGACTTCCTGTGCATCCGCAAGCATTTTCTGGGCCGGAGGCGCCGGGGTCGGCCCGAACCCGCGGTAGAGCTCaacagtgaggaggaggaggtgcccCCCGACGACCCGCCCATCTGCGTGTCCGACGACAACCGCCTGTGCACCATGGCGTCGCTGAAGGCGGTGTGGCACGGCCAGAAGCTGGATCTCTTCAAGCAGGCGCACGAGGGCGGCCCGGCGCCCAATTCCCAGGTGGTGCTCCCCGACGGCTTCCAGTACCAGCACATCCTCGACTACGCGCGAGGGGACCGTCCGCTGGTGCTCAATTTCGGCAGCTGCACCTGACCACCGTTCATGGCGCGGATGAGCGCCTTCCGGCGCCTGGTCACCAAGTACCAGCGCCACGTGGACTTTCTCATCATCTACATCGAGGAGGCGCACCCCTCCGACGGCTGGGTCACCACCGACACCCCCTACATCATCCCACAGCACCGAAGCCTGGACGACCGGGTCAGCGCCGCCCGGGTTCTGCAGCAGGGTGTGCCCGGCTGTGCCCTGGTCCTCGACACCATGACCAACTCCAGCAGCTCAGCCTACGGTGCCTACTTCGAGCGGCTCTACGTCATCCAGAGTGGCATCATCATGTACCAGGGCGGCCGCGGCCCTGACGGCTACCAGGTCTCGGAGCTGCGCACCTGGCTGGAGCGCTATGACGACCAGCTGCACGGCGCCCTGCCCCGTCCCGTGTAG